The Penicillium oxalicum strain HP7-1 chromosome IV, whole genome shotgun sequence genome contains a region encoding:
- a CDS encoding Ribosome biogenesis protein erb1: MDARKASKKRKAVTRDVEEEAGVFSGDELSADNLDGALSDNNNELSGSEEEDSDSEIELIDDFSDEEDEEDEGELDSDELPSDTEPETPKLSKSTPADHEPNFRIVKDANGNDRYLYDEINPDDNSDYSEADENANTIGDIPLTFYDQYPHIGYDINGKKIMRPAKGEALDALLDSIEVPKGWTGLTDPSTGKPLELSQEELELLKKVQMNESTVDGYNPYEPLVESFSSQLEIMPLSAAPEPKRRFVPSKHEAKRVMKIVKAIREGRILPYRPPEEREEKDETLINYDLWADEVARPDHIMHIPAPKLPPPGYEESYHPPPEYLPDKKERKEWEQTDPEDREKEFLPNDFGSLRRVPGYENFVQEKFERCLDLYLAPRVRRSKLNIDPESLLPKLPSPEELKPFPTTCATVFRGHKGRVRSLNVDPTGIWLATGGDDGTVRVWEILTGRQLWSAKLSDEDAVNVVRWRPGKDAVVLAAAAGDDLFLIVPPLIAAPEIEKASLDLLDAGWGYAASNPAPSAADALKKNNPPQWIRPSSELADAGVCAVIPLRYVAKSISWHRRGDYFVTVCSGASTPASVAISIHTVSKHLTQYPFRRRLKGGGPPQTAHFHPSKPILFVANQRSIRGYDLSRQLLVKIVQPGARWISSFDIHPTSSTASGGDNIIVGSYDRRLLWHDLDLSQRPYKTLRYHRKAIRAVKFHSGGRYPLFADASDDGSLQIFHGSVTGDMLSNASIVPLKVLRGHKITGELGVLDIDWHPREAWCVSAGADGTCRLWM, encoded by the coding sequence ATGGATGCCAGAAAAGCTtccaagaagcgcaaggcgGTCACTCGCGATGTTGAAGAGGAAGCCGGTGTTTTTTCCGGCGATGAGCTGAGCGCGGACAACTTGGACGGAGCTCTCTCGGATAACAACAATGAGCTGTCGGGGagcgaagaggaagacagcGATTCCGAGATTGAATTGATTGACGATTtcagcgacgaggaagacgaggaggatgaaggagAGCTCGACAGCGACGAACTTCCCTCTGACACTGAGCCTGAGACTCCAAAACTGTCAAAATCCACGCCTGCCGACCACGAGCCGAATTTCCGTATTGTCAAGGACGCCAACGGCAATGATCGTTACCTCTATGATGAGATCAACCCAGACGACAATTCAGACTACTCCGAAGCGGATGAGAATGCCAATACCATCGGTGACATTCCTTTGACTTTCTACGATCAGTACCCGCACATCGGATACGACATCAATGGCAAGAAAATCATGCGACCAGCCAAGGGCGAGGCTCTCGATGCACTGCTCGACAGTATCGAGGTCCCCAAGGGTTGGACTGGTCTTACCGACCCTTCGACTGGCAAGCCATTGGAATTGAGCCAGGAAGAATTAGAGCTTCTGAAGAAGGTGCAAATGAATGAGTCTACGGTCGATGGCTACAACCCTTACGAGCCCTTGGTGGAGTCTTTCTCCAGCCAGCTTGAGATCATGCCCCTCAGTGCTGCTCCCGAACCCAAGCGTCGATTCGTGCCCTCCAAGCATGAGGCTAAGCGGGTGATGAAGATTGTCAAGGCCATTCGTGAAGGCCGCATCTTGCCTTATCGGCCCCCAGAGGAGCGTGAGGAGAAGGACGAGACTCTCATCAACTATGACCTCTGGGCCGATGAGGTCGCTCGCCCGGACCATATTATGCACATTCCGGCGCCCAAGCTGCCTCCTCCAGGCTATGAGGAGAGTTACCACCCTCCTCCAGAGTATCTTCCTGATAAGAAAGAACGCAAGGAGTGGGAGCAGACTGACCCCGAGGATCGTGAGAAGGAATTCCTGCCCAATGACTTTGGCTCTCTTCGTCGGGTTCCTGGGTACGAGAACTTCGTTCAGGAAAAGTTCGAACGGTGCCTGGATCTATATCTGGCTCCTCGTGTGCGTCGTAGCAAGCTCAACATTGATCCTGAGAGCCTGCTGCCCAAATTGCCCAGCCCCGAGGAGCTGAAGCCCTTCCCTACTACTTGCGCGACTGTGTTCCGCGGCCACAAAGGCCGTGTTCGCTCGCTCAACGTTGATCCCACCGGAATCTGGCTTGCCACTGGTGGTGACGACGGCACCGTCCGTGTCTGGGAAATTCTCACTGGCCGTCAACTCTGGAGTGCCAAGCTTAGCGACGAGGATGCGGTCAATGTTGTCCGCTGGCGACCCGGCAAGGACGCAGTTGTCCTCGCTGCCGCTGCGGGTGATGATCTCTTCCTGATTGTTCCCCCCTTGATCGCGGCTCCCGAGATCGAAAAAGCCAGTCTGGATCTTCTCGACGCTGGTTGGGGTTATGCCGCCTCGAACCCTGCGCCGAGTGCGGCGGATGCGCTCAAGAAGAACAATCCTCCCCAGTGGATTCGGCCTTCCTCCGAGCTCGCGGATGCCGGTGTTTGCGCGGTCATCCCTCTTCGTTATGTGGCCAAGTCCATCTCCTGGCACCGTCGCGGTGACTACTTTGTCACCGTCTGCTCGGGCGCATCTACACCGGCCTCTGTGGCCATTTCCATCCACACTGTCTCCAAGCATCTCACCCAGTATCCGTTCCGCCGACGTCTCAAGGGTGGTGGTCCCCCTCAAACTGCCCACTTCCACCCGTCTAAGCCGATCCTGTTCGTTGCCAACCAGCGCTCTATCCGTGGATACGATCTGTCCCGCCAACTGCTGGTCAAGATTGTTCAGCCTGGTGCCCGCTGGATCTCCTCCTTCGACATCCATCCGACCTCGTCGACCGCCTCGGGTGGTGACAACATCATCGTCGGTTCCTACGATCGCCGCCTCCTCTGGCACGATCTCGACCTGTCGCAGCGCCCGTACAAGACCCTGCGGTACCATCGCAAGGCCATCCGTGCCGTCAAGTTCCACTCCGGTGGCCGCTACCCCTTGTTCGCCGATGCCAGTGACGATGGGTCTCTGCAGATCTTCCACGGTAGCGTCACGGGTGACATGCTCAGCAACGCCAGTATCGTTCCCCTCAAGGTTCTTCGGGGCCACAAGATCACCGGCGAGCTTGGTGTTCTCGATATTGACTGGCATCCACGGGAAGCCTGGTGTGTCAGCGCCGGTGCCGATGGCACATGTCGCTTGTGGATGTAG
- a CDS encoding putative mannan endo-1,6-alpha-mannosidase — translation MHMPASFSICAAVLYALTLGGYPAYAIELNINDEQSIKDAAATATWQMMTYYHGNETGQIPGAFPEKWWEGSALFYALLNYWHFTGDETYNDELSVGLQFQSGTNGDYLPSNYSHFLGNDDQMFWGLAAMTAAELKFPDVKDGFSWLSLAQGVFNSQKGRWNTTMCGGGLTWQMFPYQGGGYTMKNAISNGGFFQLAARLARYTGESEYETWAKKTWDWSVSVPLVNNKTWLVQDSTEGTDGCINGANWPWTYNYGTYMMGVAYMYNYTGDPQWYTALDGLLNRTFSTFFLEKHGGIMEDILCEAREICNNNEVLFKGLLSTWFSYIALIVPSTYDRIMPKLQTAAVAAAASCNGEGKNICGVRWYESKFDGNPGMEQQISVSQVLSANLLPFVQGQKSVAPVTSSTGGNSESNPDAGLTDPIEKKGPAPISTGDRAGAGILTVVLAVVWAAMMAYAVI, via the exons ATGCATATGCCAGCCTCATTCTCAATATGCGCAGCCGTCCTCTATGCGCTCACTCTCGGCGGCTACCCAGCTTATGCCATCGAGCTGAATATCAACGATGAAC AATCGATCAAAGATGCCGCCGCAACGGCAACGTGGCAGATGATGACCTACTATCATGGAAATGAGACGGGACAGATTCCCGGCGCCTTCCCCGAAAAGTGGTGGGAGGGATCGGCTCTCTTCTATGCCCTTTTGAACTATTGGCATTTTACCGGCGACGAAACTTACAATGATGAACTGAGCGTTGGATTGCAGTTCCAGTCCGGAACCAACGGAGACTATCTGCCCTCGAACTATAGTCACTTCCTG GGTAACGACGATCAAATGTTCTGGGGTCTCGCCGCCATGACCGCCGCCGAGCTCAAATTCCCCGACGTCAAGGACGGATTTTCCTGGCTCTCCCTCGCACAGGGAGTGTTCAACTCCCAAAAGGGTCGATGGAATACGACCATGTGCGGAGGAGGGTTGACGTGGCAAATGTTCCCCTACCAAGGCGGGGGCTACACGATGAAGAATGCCATCTCCAACGGcggcttcttccagctggcCGCTCGATTGGCCCGCTACACTGGTGAATCCGAGTACGAAACCTGGGCAAAGAAGACGTGGGACTGGTCGGTCAGCGTGCCGCTGGTGAACAATAAGACTTGGCTGGTACAGGATTCCACCGAGGGAACGGATGGGTGTATCAACGGGGCCAATTGGCCGTGGACCTACAATTATGGCACGTACATGATGGGCGTGGCGTACATGTACAATTAC ACCGGCGACCCCCAATGGTACACCGCACTGGATGGTCTGCTGAACCGCACCTTCAGCACCTTCTTCCTTGAGAAGCACGGCGGTATCATGGAGGATATCCTCTGCGAAGCTCGCGAAATCTGCAACAACAACGAAGTTCTGTTCAAGGGTCTCCTCTCCACCTGGTTCTCCTACATCGCCCTCATTGTTCCCAGCACCTACGACCGAATCATGCCCAAATTGCAAACCGCCGCCGTCGCGGCCGCCGCGTCCTGCAACGGCGAAGGCAAGAATATTTGCGGTGTGCGCTGGTACGAGTCCAAATTTGACGGAAACCCAGGCATGGAGCAACAGATCAGTGTGAGCCAGGTGCTCAGTGCGAATCTGTTGCCATTTGTGCAGGGCCAGAAGTCGGTGGCCCCGGTGACTTCGAGCACGGGTGGTAATAGCGAGAGTAATCCCGACGCTGGGTTAACTGATCCCATCGAGAAAAAGGGGCCGGCTCCGATCTCCACGGGTGATCGAGCTGGAGCGGGGATTTTGACGGTGGTGTTGGCTGTGGTATGGGCGGCGATGATGGCTTATGCCGTGATATAG
- a CDS encoding putative AAA domain-containing protein — protein MAPRYRGGRPTLSQGLDREVYQVVRKIIDDEPEGVDKVRLTVPVIYARIRGSNSSLNRKPKRLLEDSLERVLEVVKTDLFGDEEEESVEGDFDGLEEPPVVEPNGVNQSIVGAWGTTTTSKPASTPKTESTATSKPSKRRQHGSESASKRRKADAAVDRSPPTHVSLADLGGLDEVIQELGDLVILPMTRPQVYLSSNVQPPRGVLLHGPPGCGKTMIANAFAAELGVPFIAISAPSIVSGMSGESEKALREHFDEAKRLAPCLIFIDEIDAITPKRESAQREMEKRIVAQLLTCMDEIALEKTDGKPVIVLAATNRPDSLDAALRRGGRFDKEINMTVPSEPVREQILRALTRKLRLADDLDFKTLAKRTPGFVGADLNDLVSTAGAAAIKRYLDILKSNSGDDMEMEIETEEGDDILSPKVRELRRLISHAKENPIGDETETVFVSNADFFTALPKIQPSSKREGFATIPDTTWADIGALGGIREELTTAIVEPIKNPDVYAKVGITAPTGVLLWGPPGCGKTLLAKAVANESRANFISVKGPELLNKFVGESERAVRQVFVRARSSIPCVIFFDELDALVPRRDDTLSEASARVVNTLLTELDGLGSSRQGIYVIAATNRPDIIDPAMLRPGRLETLLFVNLPSPLERVEILQTLVRKLPIEFSEDMRRLAEECEGYSGADLGSLLRRAGYSAIKRRDTIQLEDFVTAKAFIRPSVTDMKKYERLRRDWGSGAV, from the exons ATGGCGCCCAGGTACCGTGGGGGCCGACCGACCCTTAGCCAAGGTCTGGACCGGGAG GTCTACCAGGTGGTGCGCAAAATCATCGACGACGAGCCCGAGGGCGTGGATAAAGTCCGATTGACGGTTCCCGTGATCTATGCGCGGATTCGAGGATCCAACTCTAGTTTGAACCGCAAGCCCAAGCGATTACTGGAAGATAGTCTCGAGCGGGTCTTGGAAGTGGTCAAAACCGATTTATTcggagacgaggaggaggagtcggTGGAAGGAGATTTCGATGGCCTTGAGGAACCTCCAGTCGTG GAACCCAACGGTGTGAATCAGAGCATCGTTGGCGCATGGGGCACAACAACAACCTCAAAGCCGGCATCTACACCAAAGACCGAATCCACAGCCACCTCTAAACCTTCCAAGCGACGACAACATGGTAGCGAATCTGCGTCCAAGCGACGCAAGGCCGATGCTGCGGTGGACCGATCGCCCCCTACACACGTCAGTCTCGCGGACCTGGGTGGCCTAGACGAGGTCATTCAAGAATTGGGCGACTTGGTCATTCTGCCAATGACCCGGCCGCAAGTATACCTTTCATCGAATGTGCAACCTCCGCGAGGTGTTCTGCTGCATGGACCGCCTGGTTGCGGTAAGACCATGATTGCGAATGCGTTTGCCGCAGAATTGGGAGTACCTTTCATTGCTATTTCTGCGCCTTCGATTGTCTCGGGCATGTCGGGTGAATCCGAAAAGGCGCTACGCGAGCACTTTGATGAGGCCAAACGTCTTGCACCGTGCCTGATCTTTATCGATGAAATCGATGCCATTACCCCCAAGCGTGAGAGCGcgcagagagagatggagaagcgAATTGTCGCGCAGCTCCTGACCTGTATGGATGAGATTGCTCTTGAGAAGACCGACGGCAAGCCGGTTATTGTTCTGGCGGCGACAAATCGGCCGGATAGCTTGGATGCCGCTTTGCGTCGAGGTGGGCGGTTTGACAAGGAAATCAACATGACGGTGCCTTCTGAGCCTGTTCGGGAACAGATTCTGCGGGCTTTGACTCGCAAGTTGCGATTGGCAGACGATCTGGACTTCAAGACGCTTGCCAAGCGGACTCCGGGTTTTGTCGGTGCTGATTTGAACGATCTTGTTTCCACAGCCGGCGCGGCTGCTATCAAGCGGTACCTCGACATTCTCAAATCCAACAGTGGCGACGacatggagatggagattgaaACGGAGGAAGGGGATGATATTCTCAGTCCTAAGGTCCGGGAACTGCGACGTCTCATCTCACATGCAAAAGAAAACCCTATCGGAGATGAAACGGAGACCGTGTTTGTCTCCAATGCCGACTTTTTCACCGCGCTTCCCAAGATCCAGCCCTCATCGAAGCGCGAAGGCTTCGCAACCATCCCCGATACAACATGGGCAGACATTGGTGCGCTGGGCGGAATCCGCGAGGAACTGACCACTGCCATTGTGGAACCCATCAAGAACCCAGATGTCTACGCCAAGGTCGGCATCACCGCGCCCACTGGCGTGCTCCTCTGGGGACCCCCCGGTTGCGGTAAGACACTTCTGGCCAAGGCCGTCGCCAACGAGTCCCGCGCCAACTTCATCAGCGTCAAGGGTCCCGAACTCCTCAACAAGTTCGTCGGAGAATCAGAACGTGCCGTTCGTCAAGTCTTCGTCCGCGCCCGCTCCTCCATCCCCTGTGTCATTTTCTTCGACGAGCTGGACGCTCTCGTTCCTCGCCGTGACGACACCCTCTCCGAGGCCTCGGCCCGCGTCGTCAATACTCTTCTCACCGAGCTCGACGGTCTCGGCAGCAGTCGTCAGGGTATCTACGTGATCGCCGCCACCAACCGGCCCGATATCATCGATCCGGCCATGCTTCGCCCCGGTCGTCTGGAAACACTCCTATTTGTCAATCTGCCCTCACCACTGGAACGCGTGGAGATCCTCCAGACCCTCGTGCGCAAACTGCCCATCGAGTTCAGCGAGGATATGCGCCGGCTCGCAGAGGAGTGCGAGGGTTACAGCGGTGCGGATCTAGGCAGCTTACTTCGTCGGGCGGGTTACTCGGCGATCAAGCGTCGTGATACCATCCAATTGGAAGACTTTGTCACTGCCAAGGCATTTATTCGTCCCAGTGTGACGGATATGAAAAAATATGAGCGATTACGGCGAGACTGGGGCAGCGGTGCCGTTTGA
- a CDS encoding Charged multivesicular body protein 6, which yields MGENYPYRLRYLSVSEAVAGHPAACGPTHVIRGFLDLCYRNRWALSLSQNVRMGNTGSSQKVSSQDRAILDLKIQRDKIYQYQKRITALTDRETEIAKECLARNDKRRALLALRRKKYQETLLSKTDSQLAQLEQLTGQVEFALVQKDVLFGLQQGTKVLQAINKEIGGIEAVDRLMEETAEARAYQEEVSQMLEGTLSTQDEEDVEEELEALRQEVAGPVHLPAVPTEPLPERPQQQVEEESQERASQAETRTPVLAS from the exons ATGGGGGAAAATTACCCGTATCGATTACGGTATCTCTCGGTATCGGAGGCGGTCGCGGGCCACCCTGCGGCATGCGGACCAACTCACGTCATCCGCGGTTTTCTGGATCTTTGCTATCGCAATCGCTGGGCCCTGTCACTATCGCAAAACGTGAGAATGGGGAATACGGGGAGCTCTCAGAAAGTCTCGTCGCAAGATCG AGCGATTCTCGATCTCAAGATTCAGCGCGATAAGATTTATCAGTACCAGAAACGGATCACCGCCCTTACAGATCGAGAAACGGAGATCGCAAAGGAATGTCTTGCGCGCAATGACAAGCGGCGAGCACTGCTTGCGCTTCGCCGCAAGAAGTACCAAGAGACACTTCTCTCCAAGACAGACAGCCAACTTGCACAGCTAGAGCAGTTGACCGGACAGGTGGAATTCGCACTAGTGCAAAAGGACGTTCTTTTTGGACTACAGCAAGGGACCAAGGTGTTACAAGCGATCAATAAGGAGATTGGTGGCATCGAGGCTGTTGATCGGCTGATGGAGGAAACTGCAGAGGCGCGCGCTTATCAGGAG GAGGTGAGCCAAATGCTCGAAGGCACCTTATCTACCcaggatgaggaggatgtcGAGGAAGAACTGGAAGCCCTTCGACAGGAGGTCGCTGGGCCAGTCCATTTGCCTGCTGTCCCCACCGAGCCTTTGCCAGAGCGCCCTCAACAGcaggtggaagaagagtcacAAGAACGGGCCTCTCAAGCCGAGACTCGGACACCTGTGCTCGCGTCGTAA